TCAAGAGGGATGTCCTGGCAATGACCAAGGCCCGTAGCGCAGAGCCCATGCTCGATCAGCAGCAAACCGGTGTAATCAGTGGGGTTCAGAGCTACGGATTTTTTGTTGAAATTGCTCCTTCAATGGTTGAAGGTCTAGTGCATGTCAGCTCACTGAATGATGACTGGTATGAATATCGATCAAGACAAAATCGTCTGGTTGGCAGACGAAGCAGGCGCGTCTATCAACTTGGTGACGCCGTCGAGGTAAAAGTTCTCAAGGTTGATGTGCTGAGAAACCAAATCGATCTTGAAGTGGTTCCTGCCTCTGCTCCTGTTTCTGACGATCCTCTGCCGGTAGCTGTGAGCGAGGAATGATTCCTTATGTGATCGGTATCAGCGGAGCTTCCGCACAACAGCTTGCTGAGCGCACATTGCAGTGGATGTTGCGCCGTGATCTGAGCGTTCACGTGATTCTCAGTCGTGGTGCCCATGAAGTTTGGCGCGCAGAACGGTCGATTTCGGTTCCTGTGGATTCAAGACTTCAGGAACGCTTTTGGCGGGATCGACTTGGAGTTGAACAAGGTCAACTGGTCTGTCATCGCTGGAACGATCAATCAGCTGTTGTCGCCAGTGGCAGTGTTCCTACCAAAGGCATGGTGGTGGTGCCCTGTTCCATGGGAACCGTTGGTCGCCTGGCGGCGGGACTTGGCGGAGACCTTCTTGAACGCTGTGCAGACGTTCATCTCAAAGAGGGCCGTCCTCTGGTAATTGCACCGCGAGAAATGCCATGGAACCTGTTGCACCTTCGCAACCTCACGACTCTCGCTGAGGCAGGAGCAAGGATCGCTCCTCCGATACCGGCCTGGTACACCCAGCCAGAAACCATCGACGACATGCTCGATTTCCTCGTGATGCGTCTCTTTGACTCGTTAGGGGAATCGCTCACGGACCAGAAGCGATGGCAGGGGCCTCAGATATGACGCGTCTACAACGTCTGCTGCTGATTCCCTGTCTTTCACCCCTACTTCTTTCAATACTGATCGGTTGTCTCAATCTCGGAAAGGGAGGCAGCCTTCGCATCCTCACGTGGGAGCTACCCAAGCTTCCCATTGGCGTATGGATTGCTGTAGCCGCAACATCAGGTGCTGTCCTTGGATCTGGAGGTGTCCTGGCGGCAGGTTCGTCAACCCAGCAGACCCTGCAACGGGAGGTTCGACGACCGTATGCATGGCAAGAAGAGACTTCAGAACAGGTCACTCAACGTGCTGCCACTGCAGCCGCAACCATGCCTTGGCCACAGAGAGACGTGCGTGATCCTGCCCCCACAGTGTCTGTACCGTTCCGGGTGATTCGGACCGGTCGATCATCAAAGGACGACGTTGCTGAGTCGGAGGTGAAGGAGCAGGCTTTCTCCCAGAGAGCACAGACTCCAACACCATCAACAACCGTTTCTGATGATTGGAATCAGCCGCTATCGACAGATTGGTGAGGCTGGTGGGAAGTGCCCAGGGCTGTCTACAGTCCCGCGAACGATTGATGTCCGG
Above is a window of Synechococcus sp. BIOS-U3-1 DNA encoding:
- a CDS encoding flavin prenyltransferase UbiX: MIPYVIGISGASAQQLAERTLQWMLRRDLSVHVILSRGAHEVWRAERSISVPVDSRLQERFWRDRLGVEQGQLVCHRWNDQSAVVASGSVPTKGMVVVPCSMGTVGRLAAGLGGDLLERCADVHLKEGRPLVIAPREMPWNLLHLRNLTTLAEAGARIAPPIPAWYTQPETIDDMLDFLVMRLFDSLGESLTDQKRWQGPQI